The region GAGACCGCGTTCTTTCGCCAACTTGATCGCAAGAGGAGAAGCGTCAATGCCCAAAACATCAAAACCTTCTTCCTGGAGATAGATCGCATGGCGTCCGGGTCCGCAACCAATGTCGAGAACGCGTCCGCGAACATAATTCATCGATTCTCGCTGATGCAGGGGCCAGTCGCGATGAGGATCGAAATATGTACTGGAAATACCAGCAGTTATATATCCATCTTCGCGTTCTACAATTTCCTCTGCGGGTATGCCGCGATGAAAATCCCACATCATGCGTCCATAAGCATCGTCATTATGTGCCATGGTCATTCTCCTAAAAAAAAAGCCCACTGTCTCTCGACAGCGGGCTTTATCATTATCATTGGACAAACTATTATGACATATCCACCGCCGAGCGCATCGTGCAAAAAGTCGCAGACGTAGTATGATGAGTATGATGCTGAGCGGTGTGGGCAAACGCATCCCCGGCCAAAACAGCGTTTGGATTAGTAAAAATAACCGGATTGTTGATCAATGCGTTCATAATAATTAAAAAATAGAAGGTCTGTGTTTTTACGTCAAGGTTTTTCTTTGAAAATGGATAAACGCCCCCCTCAAAGTAATCGGCTGTGAGTTCAGACTTGCCCTTTAAGGATAGAGACCTTACATTGGTCCTGATTTGTTTCATTTTTCAAATCATATTACACGGGAGTTTGCGCTGTGCTCTACTGGCTGGGTGAGCAATTGCTGGACATCTATGGGCCGTTTCGCCTCTTCACTTCTTATCTATTTTTAGTTGGTGCAGGTACCGCGCTTGCCTGTGTGTTAACCTGGAGAATTTTGCCCAAAATGTGGCACAGATTACCACAGGACCAGGGACGTGAACATGCTGTTGGCGCCGCACAAAATAAGGGTAAGCCCGTAGGAGCAGGCATTATTTTTATTTCGATTTTTATTTTTGTCGGATTTTTATTTGTGCCCCTTGGAACGCGATATCTGGCGGCTTTGGGATGCCTATTTTTGGCAATGCTGGTGGGATTTTTCGATGACCGCTATGAATGGAGTGAATACCGCATGGGATTGTTTGATCTGGTCATCTCCATTCTTGGTGCTATGGTAGTATGCCAGATGGCACCAGTCGAAGTGTGGCTACCACTAATTAAGACATCGGTTATTGTGCCACCCTGGATTTATATCCCCATTGCTACCTGCTTGTTGTGGATGACTATTAACGCCACAAACTGCACAGACGGTGTGGATGGTCTATCGGGCAGTTTGTGCATGCTGGCATTCATTTTTTTGGGCGGCGCACTGTACGTCATTGTAGGACATAGGGATATCGCCCAATATCTACTTGTGCCGCACTACAAAGAGGCGGCCAATTGGGCGGTAATGGCTTTTGTCATGACGGGATGTCTGGTGGGCTATTTATGGCACAATGCCAATCCAAGCGCCGTGTTGATGGGCGATGCCGGATCTCGTCCTCTGGGCTTATTACTCGGCATGCTGGTCCTGGCGTGTGGCAATCCGTTTTTGATTATTGTAGTAGCCGGAGTCGTGCTGGTCAATGGCGCAACAGGTCTTCTGAAAGTCGCTTTATTGCGCTTTTTTAAAATCGGCATTTTCAAACAAGTGCGTTATCCCCTGCACGATCACGTCCGTCAAAAATGGGGCTGGTCCAATACACAGGTACTGGTCAGATTTACGCTTTTACAGGCCATTGTAACGCCTCTTTTGTTGATATTATTATTAAAAATCAGGTAAAAAATAAAAAATAATCGGAGGAACTTATGCCTACAAAAGCCGAACTCAAGAAGCGCGTATGTGAAGCCATTGATCGACGTCGGGATCAGATTTGTCGCATTGGCGATCACATTATGTTAAATCCCGAGTTGGGGTTTAAGGAATTTGAGACAGCAAAGCTGGTATCGCAAACAATGGACGAGTTTGGCGTACCGCGCGAAACCGAACTGGCAATTACAGGTGTAAAAGGCGTGTTGCAAGGAAGCCAGCCTGGGCCAACCGTTGCACTGATTGGCGAACTCGACTCGCTCCTGGTTTCCGGACATCCCAATGCCAATCCCGATACAGGAGCTGCGCATGCCTGTGGTCACAATGCACAGATCGCGGGATTGATGGGCGCAATGATGGGCCTGGTGGATACCCGCATAGTTGATGATTTGGCGGGAAGAGTCGTCTTTTTCGCCGTGCCCGCAGAGGAATTTGTAGAGGTTGAATACCGTTTGAATCTGGTGAAATCTGGGAAACTGAGTTTTTTGGGTGGCAAGCCCGAATTGATTAAACACGGGCATTTTGACGATATCGATATGGCGATAATGATTCATACACATAGCGATGAATCATTGACCAAAGCCGCGGCTTCCGCCTCCTCTAATGGATTTGTGGCAAAAATGATTCGGTTTGTGGGCAAAGCCGCACACGCGGGAGGCGCACCTCACCGGGGCATCAATGCCCTGAATGCCGCTCAAATTGCTCTGAGTGCCATCAATGCACAGCGAGAAACATTCCAGGATCGCGATTCTGTTCGGGTGCATCCCATCATCACCAAAGGCGGAGATTTGGTCAACGTCATACCCGATGAAGTTTGTATGGAAACTTATGTTCGAGGGCGCACAGCAGAAGCAATTCTCGATGCCAGTACGAAAGTAGATCGCGCACTTCGAGCCGGCGCAATGGCACTTGGCGCAACAGTAGAAATAGAAACGCTACCGGGATATATGCCATTAAAAAACAATGCAAATTTGCAGGCACTCTATGGGAAAAATGCCAGAGCGCGTTTTGGAGAAGATGAATTTTGTACAGTCGGCCACAGAACCGGCTCAACTGATATGGGCGATATATCCTGTATTATGCCCGCGATTCATCCCTATATGTCGGGAGCTACGGGAATAGGCCACAGCGTCGAGTGGCATATTTCCGATAAAGAGATGGGATATGTAGAACCGGCAAAATCACTGGCTATGATGGCAGTGGATTTACTGTCCGACCACGCCGCAGAAGCAAAAGCCTTACTTGCAAATTACAAGCCAGAGATGACAAAAGATCAATACCTCGATTTTCAGAATAATTTGTTCCAAACAGAAGTTTACGATGGTGAGTGAGATTGGGCGTTGACCAAAACACACCGGTCTGATGCGCACAATCGAAAAAAGGCCCGGTAGATTCCGGGCCTTTGGTATCGCGTAACCGCGCTGTCTAAAAGATTATACAATCTCTAGCATGCGTTCCACAGCTTTTAATGCACGCACGCGGATGTCTTCGGGCACTTCGATGATTTGCTCGTTATATTCGAGTGCATTGAGCGTATCTTCAAGTGTAATTTCGTTCATATGTGGACAGCGAATGCTGCACAGGCCAACCATTTCTTTATTCGGGTTTTCCGCTGCGATATTGTCGCCCATGCTGCATTCTGTAAGCAGCAAATACCGCTCGGCATCCATTTCGCGCACATAATCGACCATGCGAGAGGTACTGCCCGAAAAATCGGACGCAGCGACCACTTCAGGACTGCATTCCGGGTGGGAGAGAACAACGACATCTGGAAACTGCACGCGCACATCTTTAATATCCTGAACGGTAAATTGCTCGTGCACCTCACACCTGCCATGCCAGCCGATCATTTCGTATTCAAGACCGGGTTTGGGATCGGAAAATCCCGTTATTGTGGGAAAAATAATGCGCTTATCGGTCTCTTGTGCGACATTGGCGGCTAAGTATTCGTCGGGCAAAAAGATAACGGTATCCGAATCGAGCGATTCGACGACTTTATGGGCATTGCCCGAAGTACAGCAAATATCGCATTCGGCTTTGACATCGGCGTAAGTGTTGATATATGTGACAATGGGAACGCCCGGATATTGTTCGCGCAGATTGCGCACATCTTCTGCAGTAATGCTCGCGGCCAGAGAACAGCCCGCAACGCGCGCGGGCAAGAGCACGGTTTTGTCGGGATTGAGAATTTTTGCGGTCTCGGCCATGAATCGCACGCCGCAAAAAACAATGGGATCGGCGTCGGTTTCTGCGGCTTTACGCGATAACTCGAGCGAATCGCCCACGACATCTGGCACAGAGTGATAAAGTGCCGGCTCCATGTAATTATGCCCGAGGATAATGGCCCCGCGCTCTTTTTTTAGCTTATTGATTTCGTAAGCCAACTCGGCTTTATAGCGCAATTCGATATCGGGCACAATGCCCTCTAATCGCTCGGCCATCTGTTGATAAGTCTCTTCCAAAGTAGTGGCAGTCAGTGCCATAACAGTCAACTCCTGTTGTGGGGTAACAAACCCCCTGGGGATATTTCACGCGTATTTGAGTAAAGATATAAAAAGACGGCCTTTGCTGCAAGGTTTCGGTTGCGACCTCTTGCAAGGGATATTACTCCTGGTGCTGTGATAGCTGGATACGAGATATGAAATTTGT is a window of Gemmatimonadota bacterium DNA encoding:
- a CDS encoding phospho-N-acetylmuramoyl-pentapeptide-transferase, with amino-acid sequence MLYWLGEQLLDIYGPFRLFTSYLFLVGAGTALACVLTWRILPKMWHRLPQDQGREHAVGAAQNKGKPVGAGIIFISIFIFVGFLFVPLGTRYLAALGCLFLAMLVGFFDDRYEWSEYRMGLFDLVISILGAMVVCQMAPVEVWLPLIKTSVIVPPWIYIPIATCLLWMTINATNCTDGVDGLSGSLCMLAFIFLGGALYVIVGHRDIAQYLLVPHYKEAANWAVMAFVMTGCLVGYLWHNANPSAVLMGDAGSRPLGLLLGMLVLACGNPFLIIVVAGVVLVNGATGLLKVALLRFFKIGIFKQVRYPLHDHVRQKWGWSNTQVLVRFTLLQAIVTPLLLILLLKIR
- a CDS encoding amidohydrolase: MPTKAELKKRVCEAIDRRRDQICRIGDHIMLNPELGFKEFETAKLVSQTMDEFGVPRETELAITGVKGVLQGSQPGPTVALIGELDSLLVSGHPNANPDTGAAHACGHNAQIAGLMGAMMGLVDTRIVDDLAGRVVFFAVPAEEFVEVEYRLNLVKSGKLSFLGGKPELIKHGHFDDIDMAIMIHTHSDESLTKAAASASSNGFVAKMIRFVGKAAHAGGAPHRGINALNAAQIALSAINAQRETFQDRDSVRVHPIITKGGDLVNVIPDEVCMETYVRGRTAEAILDASTKVDRALRAGAMALGATVEIETLPGYMPLKNNANLQALYGKNARARFGEDEFCTVGHRTGSTDMGDISCIMPAIHPYMSGATGIGHSVEWHISDKEMGYVEPAKSLAMMAVDLLSDHAAEAKALLANYKPEMTKDQYLDFQNNLFQTEVYDGE
- the nadA gene encoding quinolinate synthase NadA, yielding MALTATTLEETYQQMAERLEGIVPDIELRYKAELAYEINKLKKERGAIILGHNYMEPALYHSVPDVVGDSLELSRKAAETDADPIVFCGVRFMAETAKILNPDKTVLLPARVAGCSLAASITAEDVRNLREQYPGVPIVTYINTYADVKAECDICCTSGNAHKVVESLDSDTVIFLPDEYLAANVAQETDKRIIFPTITGFSDPKPGLEYEMIGWHGRCEVHEQFTVQDIKDVRVQFPDVVVLSHPECSPEVVAASDFSGSTSRMVDYVREMDAERYLLLTECSMGDNIAAENPNKEMVGLCSIRCPHMNEITLEDTLNALEYNEQIIEVPEDIRVRALKAVERMLEIV